Genomic segment of candidate division KSB1 bacterium:
TTGAATTCTATGTCGACGCAAGTTCAAAGTATCGAGAATGAGCGTAAACTCATCGAGGCGTGTAAACGCGGGGACCACCGTGCCTTCGAGCAGATTTACGTCAAATATAAAGAGAGAATTTACAGCCTGTGCTGTTACATGAGCGGTGACCGGGAAACCGCTAAAGACCTGACCCAGCAAATCTCAAAATTGGGCTTAGTAGCGGAAGTGGCCACACTTCTGGTTGGCGTACTTCTGGTTGGGCGGAACTCTGGCGAGTTCTGCTACTTCTACCAGAAAGTATAAAGGGAGATTTTTTCTTGTATCTTTTGGTTATATTCTCTAAATTTAAATCCATTTCCTTTTAAGGAGTTTGAAGATGAAAAAAAATTATCATGGCGTCGTCGATGGAAACATCATTCGGCTAAAAGAGAATTTAGATGTTCCTAATGGAACACAAGCCTTAGTGAAGTTGAAAGCCTTGAACAAAGAAAAACAAGAAGAAATAAAAAAGAGACAACTAAAACTTCTCCAAAAAGGTTTTTCTTTGGGGGGAAAGCTTTACACAAATCGACAAGATTTACATGTCAGATAGACTAATCGACACAAACATTCTGGTTTACGCCTATGATTCTTCTGAAGGAAAGAAGCATGAAGTTGCCAATGAACTTTTAAAGAAAATCTGGCAAGAAGGCGGCGGTGTTGTCTGTCTGCAGAACTTAATGGAATTTTTTGTGGTTATCACTCGAAAAGTAAAGACTCCGGTGACTATTTCTCAGGCAAAGATTGTGATCGAGGATTTTCTATCATCAGAAAATTGGTTGGTTATTGACCGAGATGAAGACACTTTTCTCAGTGCCATAGATCTGGTTGCAAATCATGAGGTACCTTTTTGGGATTCAATGATTGCCTCTTGTATGAAAGAAAATGAAATAACCCAAATCGTAACTGAAAATAAAAAGGACTTTGAAAAAGCACCGGATATAAAAGTAAGCTTTCCCTTCTAAAGCAACCCGCTTTTTAAGGGATTTCGACTCCAATGCAAATTTAAATCCAAGACCTTCGCTTTCCTGGTTGTAGTATTCAACAGCTTCCGCAAATTCAAGTTCGGCCACCGAAAGAAATTCGACCTTCACAGAAAATTATTTTCCATCGATTTTATCAAAAACTTCCTTCGCAGATGTCGAGGTAAGATCTCCTCTTTCGTAGGCATCAATTCTGTCTTCAACTTCTGCAGCCCACATTTCATCGATCGATTTTCTTGTGGGGAACTCAAAACTCGATAGCAGTTCTTCAACGAGTTCTGCACGTTCAATCGGTTGTAATTCAAGAGCCTCGGCTAAAATTTTCTCAGTATTTCCAGACATAAATTTTCACAGTTAAAACTAATATTTGATAATACAACGGTTTCTTTCAAAAATCAAGGGTTTTGTCCCTTTAGTATAGAGAGAAAAACATTACCCCGCCAAAGGCTGGCTGACAAAAGTATGATATTCCAACCGATGCAAATGCCGGTTCAGGAAAGCGTATCCAACAATGAGGGCAATGAGGCAGGCAAAGAGGTAGCCATAGCCATAAAAAACATAGCCCAGTTTCAAGGTCAAAAGGGTGAGACCCATATTGGCGAGAAAAAAGACGCCGGTGACGATTGCAACTTCCTTTCGAATGTCGAAATAGAGCAGGAAGATCATGACCGTCAGCAGGAGCATTTGCAGGAAGACGGCGATCAGGGTTTTTTCGAGAATCATCGTTCCGAGAACCGGAATGCCAAAAAAGACAGCAATCTCTTTTGAGAACAGCAAACACAACAGCGTCACCACACCCTGAATCTTGATCAAACCGGCCAAACTCTCTTTCACGGAAATGGCGATGTTCTTTTTCTGACTCTTGATTTGCATGTAAGGCTGCTTGCTTAAAATTGCATGAAAAAAACCTCTGAAGTGGCCGTAAAAATCCGTCTCAACTTTCACCAGGAAATAGGTATAGGATGGGATGGTGGTCAAAAACGCAAAGAAGGTTGCCGTGTCGTAGTCGCGAAATGCGTATAAAAGTGAATGAACTTCCTGACCTTCCGGACTGAACCAGAAGATAATTTTGTCGATCCAGATTCCGGCGTTGTAGCAGAACCCGATTAGAATAAGCAGAGGCACTTTGTTTAAGTATTTGAGAAACTGAAAGGTAGGTTTTATGGCGCTTTTAAATTCGACGAACATTCTTGCAAGCATGACGAACATCAAAATTATCTGCCCGATGGTGTAGCCGTGCAGAAATCCGGTGAGGCCAAATCTTTCTCCCAAAAACATAGCAAGGAAAAAGCCGGTACATAATCCGACAATGAAGGCTATAAAAACGATTCGATAATTCTTCAGTGCGCTCATAAAAACCAGAAGCTGCCAGTTACAGCCGACGGTGATAAAAAGAATAAGAGCGGTCAGTTTATAAGAAAAGTCGATATCCCAAAACAGAATAAATGGCAGACCGATCACTAATTGAAAAATGATGGTGAGTGCGAGCACCGCGCTAAAAGAAGGTAGAATCCGGCTGGTTTCATTGACATAAATTAAATCCGAAAGATAACGGGTGATAAGTAGTTGAATGATTCCCGTCGAAATAAGCGAAAAAGCGAAGACGTAAACAAGGGTCACAAGAAAAAGATCCATCTCTTGCCCGGAAATGAACGTGGCAAAAATGCCGAGTAGAATCAAACAGATAATTGAGAAGAAAATCGGCCCGCCGGCAATTGTTGCAGCCATGATCGCCCCGCGCAGGGTGTCCGCGTAAGTATCTTTTTCAAATATTTTTCTAAGTTGAAATCCGATTCCTGCCATGATTACGCCGCCTTGTAATGCTGATAAAGTTTCCGGTATTTATTATCCAAACTGGTTTTGTTATAAAATTGCGCTACCCGTTTTTTCCCCGCCTCGCCCATTCTTTTTCTGAGCCCCCCGGACTCCGAAATCCTGAGAATCGCCTGACCGATTTCGTCCGAATTTGTAATCCCTGCGATGAAGCCGCTCTTGCCAAGCGCCCGGTCTTCCGCAGTCCGGCCGTAAAGCAGCTCCCGGCAGGCGCCCACATCCGTTGAGACCACCGGAATGCCCATACAATTGGCTTCGAGAATGACCAGAGGCTGCGCCTCGCTAATGCTGGTTAGCGCCAGAATATCTATCTTGGGATAATATTCCCGCACATCCACTCTGCCGGTAAACTCGATGATCTTATTTAGCCCCAAAAGCTCGACCAGCTTGACGCATTCCTCATAATAAGTTTGGTCCTCGTCGGTCGGGCCCATAATATAAACTTTAAATTTCAAGACCGTGTTGGCGACTACTTTACAAGCACGAATGAAAGTCTTCACATCTTTGATTGGAACGACTCGACCCATGAGTCCCAAAACAAGTTCTTCCGGGTCCGGTTTTTCCTCTCTTTGCAAGCGTTCATAAGTCTCCACATCCACGCCGTTTGGTATGAGCATCATTTTCCTCGCATCCGCGCCGTCCTGAAGCTGGTATTCCTGGTTGCCGCCAAAAAGCGTGATGATCGAATCTGCGTAATCGTAACACAATTCACTTAAGCTGACAAACATGTTATTCCAAAGGTCTTTGAACCGGCTTTGTGAGCGGCGTATTTTAATTTGGTCAGGGTCTTTCTCGTAAATCCAATCCGCCCGGCTGATTTCGATGCGCCGTTCGCGGGTGTAAATACCGTGTTCGGTCAGGAGGATCGGCCGGTTATATCTAAGTTTCCCTGTGACGGCCAAAAGACCCGCATAACCTGTAGAAACGGTGTGGTAAAGGCGCGCATCCGGCAGGTCGGTGGAAAGAATTTTGAAAATCGGCACGTGCATAAACCGGAAGGTCCAGAAATAGTCGATAAAAGACTCATCCTGAGCTTTTTCCCGATAAAGTTTTTTGAGAATCTCCCACGATTCTTTCGCATTCAGGATTTTTGCTGGAGCGATTCCCCGCGAATCCGGGTTAAAGAAATCTCTATAAAGGGACTCGAAAGAATAGTTTTCTTCTTTGCCTGCCGGATTCCGATGAAATTTTTCCAGATTCTGCCAGGAACTTTTTTCCAACTTGCCCGAGGTCCCTCTGGGCAATTCATAGTCATGCAGATAGACCTGCTTTATTTCGGCAACGTTTTGAGGAACCGGGTATTTTGCCTCTTGCGGGAAATTTTTATTCGGTAAAATAACAACGAGTGAGAAAGTGAATTCCTGAAGGCTGCTGATCAGTTGATGCACCCATGAAGATACCCCGCCGGTAACGTAAGGGTACGTTCCTTCTAAAAGTAAGCAAATGTCAGTTTTCGGTTTCATTAATTATCACTGTTGTACGATTTTCACTTTGTAACCAGTTCACCTCAGTTTTACAAAACGAGAAGCGTAGAGCGAATAGCGAAAAAGCGATTGTTTTTGTGATTGCGCTATTCGCTTCTCATCCCACATTCCAAATTTTGTTGGATAAAGAACTCACTTAGCTCAATGATTAAACTACCACATCATCTTGAGTTGTCCAACAATCCACGACTTCTTGAATATTCTCCGGCAGCTTTTTCCTATCCGCTAACTTCGTACAAAGCTTCCTCACATTGTCATAATCCTGAGAACGATAATACGCCTCTGCCAGCCAAATTTGCGGATTCACATCTTCCGGAGAAAGAGCAAGCGCCAATCTCAAATTCTTGATCGCATCCTCGGTTCTTCCAGCGTTGAGTAGAATCCTGCCGTACTCCAAAGACGCTGTTCTATGTTCTGCTTGCTTCTGCAGAAAAGTTTCGTACTGCTCCAAAGCGAGGTTCTGGTAATGCTTTTCACTCACGGTGTCCAAAACGCCGAGATGGCAGTATAAATCGTAAGCGCGTGCCAATTCCAAAACGGTGTCATCATCCGGGTTCTGGCCAACCTGTGTTCTTATGGTGTCAATTTTGGTAATGATCTTGTCTTCCATTTCTGTTAAAGCCGAAGCCGCTAAAATTTTCGTATCTGTGGTACTGGTCTTAACAACATCCTTTAAAATATTGACCGACTTCTTCGTCAGCGACCGGGAGAGTTTATTAATTGCGTTTTCTTCCAACTGCGGATCGTTGGTTCGGAGGACGTCCCGGAAGGCATCGACCTCTATCTCATCGCGTTTAATATCAATTGCATCCCGCGCAACATCCTTGATCCAAACGTTGCGGCGATCCGAATCAAAATGTTCATCAGTTTCGAAATATTCCCGAGCCTGTGTTTTAGCATTACGAACGTAGAGATAAACCGAGAACATTCCCAGCATGCCGTAGACAGGCAGCACCGACGCGATTGCAAATGCCACGTAGGTGAAATTGCTGTTCTCCTGAAACTTCTCGGATTTGATGTTCTTAAAAAGGAACGTGAAAATCGCAACCAGAAGAATATGCCCGCCGAATAACCAAGGCCGCATCGAACTTGAAGCGGTGATGAGCCAGTACCCCGCCAAAAGTTCAAGTACGACAACGATTATAATACCTATGTGGAGGAGAATGTTTTTTGCGCGATTCATTTTTTAGATTATTCTTGGCGGGAATCCATTTACCATTACTGTAGGTTATCGAAGCCACTGGATGCCTGCCTTCGCTGGCATGACGTAATTATTTACTTATATTTAACGAACCTTTCTTTTGATTTTTTTTCCAATCCACTGCTATTCGACCCGAACAAATAGCCAATATCCGCAAAAATATCTGCGGCTCTGCGCTGACCTGAATAATTGAGCCGTTCTTCCGCTGTCTGGATCAAACTTTCGTATGACCCCTCGGAAGGCTGCAGACTGCTCATGGCGTATTTTACTTTCAGGACTTCGTCACTATCCTGGAATGGGTTGAATTTACATTCAATTATTTGAGCCATCAACCGTGCCATCATTTTTTCAACGTTAGCGCTGACCTGACAGGGCAGAATAATGGCAAAAGTATCATCGCTGTTGTATTTGGCAATAATGTCCGTTTGGCGCAATACATTTTTGAAAATGCCGTTTAAAACCACAAGCACATTTTTCCGTTCGCCGTCATCCATTTCGATAAACTTCCATACCTGCAGCAGAACCAACGTCAGACTGGTGTTGAAGCGTTTTGCCCGCGCTACTTCATAAGACAAGCGCTTTTGGAAATAAAGATGATTATAGGCGCCGGTGATTTCGTCTGCGATATTTCTATCTTTTAAATGGTTGAACTGAAGCGCTTTGTCGACGATATTTGAAATCCAGTGACAGAACGTTTCAAAAATTTGCACCGAGTTAGCGGTAAAATCGAAAAACGGAATCCGCTCGACATTAATCACACCCAAAACGGCACCGTCTTTTCTTTTGATGGGGGCGCACATCATGAGGTCCAGTTTTTGAAATTTGGCCATCTGGTCGTCAAAATTGCTCTGATTGATCGTGATCGCTTTTTTATTTGTCACCACTTCGCCCATCATGCCGTGAGTGAGTTCTATCTCAGCGGGTAATTTACTTTGCTCAATTTTTCCTCGGCGCGTAAACAGCTTCAGGCGATTATTTTTAATCAGGTAAATAGAAGAGCAGGTCACATTCAAGTGCTCCTCTAATAATTCAAGACACTGGGGATATAATCGATCCAGCTCTAACATTTCCATGGTATTGAGGCGTTCGAGAAGATTCAGCATCGTGCCGGATTGGTAGGCGATTCGTTTCTCTAGCTTCTTTTTGGAATCGGTCAAAGCCCAATGCAGCAATTCCAAATTCTGGAGATCACCTTGCAATTCATTGTGTTTCTTTTCGAGCTTTATGTACTTTTTTTTATAAATACTGCGAATCTCGCCAAGAATCCCGCCGACTAATATGAACAGAAATGGATATTTAAAAACCCCGCGCGGAAAAACGTCATGACTGAAATTGATTTCGCCTGTTTTCGCACTGATTGCGATATAAACGATCGCTGCCAGTCCACCCGCTAACGCGCCTTGCACGGTCCCGTAACGGCAGGCAATGAGCAAAATGACTATCCAATAAGGATGCGGATGGATATTTTGATAAACACTGGTATTTTTCAGAAATGCTATATCGATGGCAAGGAGTATGGCCAACCCGATTAGCGTTTCAAAAATGAAGTAGTATTTTCTTAGCATCTTATTTTCCGATTATTTATTCTCTATTTTCCTTTTTCGCTCGTTCAGGATTTGTAATCCCGAAAAATGTTGTGGTCTAATAAAAATACGACAAATCAAACCACAGCGAACTCGTCTTGTCATTTCCGGTCAGTTGACCTTGATTGCCATATTCCAACAATGAACGCAATCTGAGTCGGTTGAGTATTGTGTATTCAAGCCCTGCAGTTCCGTATAAAGTAACTGAGTTTTGCACACCGCTAAAGCCAAAGCTGCCGCCTAAATGATAGTATAATTTTCCTGCTACGTGCTGCTCCAAATTTCCACCCACGGTGTGGACCAAATCCTTTTCCTGAACTGAAATCAGGTTCCGGTTTGCTTGTGCAGCGAAAGTGTATTTTAAGTGATAGAGCTGGTAATAAGCTGACAACTGCGGCTGAAAGCCCCACCTTCGGCCTATTTGCAAATATGATCGCAAGGCATTACCAAAGCGACCTTGATTGAACTTGTGCTGCTCATAGGAAAACCGATTCCAGAGAAAAATTTTCTTAAACAGAAAAAGATTCAGATCTGATTGAAAACGATTCAACCGCCCTTTTTGGAATGCTGCGGTGAACGGATCATTCCACAGATCATTCATATTCGCCGAAAGGCTGATTCCATTTGACGGATCGAAATTCCACTCGGCCTTTCCGTTTGTAACAAGGTACCAATTGTCGCCGTTTTGCTGAACTTTCGCGCCAACTTCTGTCTGCAAATTTTTGCTAAAGCTCGAGAAAAGCTCGAAACCGGCATTCTGATATTTTATTTCCGGCAAGCTGTTATCTTTGGTTGAATATTCCTCCTCACCAAACATCAGCTTAAAATAAAGCAGCGACGATTTTGCTTTTATCACAACGACATTATACATTTGCTTGAAGAAATTATCCGACTGCTTAGCCGAGCTGTAATCAGCGGCAAATGCCTGACTTCGCTGACGTCTGAGCAGAGTCAACCTTTCCTGCGCCGGCAGGTTTTTTGGATATTTGCTTAGAACGTTTTTTAACGTCTCACTGCTGCGGTACCAGTCGCCGGCAGCCAATTCGCTGTCAGCCAAATCGATGCGCAGGCCGGTATCTTCAGGATAGCGGTCCAGCAGGCCTTTCAAAATATGAGCGGCTGTCTTGTATTTGCCTTGCTCAAAATAACTGCGGCTTTCCAAACGCGAGGCGCGATAGTTGTTTGGATCCAATTCGGAGGCCCGGGTCAACCACTTGTGTGCCTGTTCGTAAGCTTTTAAATTCACTAAACACTCGGCATAGTCGATTAACAGCGAAGGGTCATTGGGATAGCTCGCGATGAGGCTCTCAAATTCAGCCGCAGCTTTTTCCCGTTCCTTCTGATAGGTATAAATCTTGGCCCGCGTGACCCGCGTCTCCTTTGTTTCGACCCCGATTAATTCCAGAGAGATTTGAAATTCATTCATGGCCGCTGCATATTTCAGCTCGCCGGCCAGTAGTTCTCCCATTGCGAAATGAGTGAAATAGTCATACGGATAAAGTCGATTGTATTCTGCGA
This window contains:
- a CDS encoding PIN domain-containing protein — protein: MSDRLIDTNILVYAYDSSEGKKHEVANELLKKIWQEGGGVVCLQNLMEFFVVITRKVKTPVTISQAKIVIEDFLSSENWLVIDRDEDTFLSAIDLVANHEVPFWDSMIASCMKENEITQIVTENKKDFEKAPDIKVSFPF
- a CDS encoding addiction module protein, with product MSGNTEKILAEALELQPIERAELVEELLSSFEFPTRKSIDEMWAAEVEDRIDAYERGDLTSTSAKEVFDKIDGK
- the pelG gene encoding exopolysaccharide Pel transporter PelG; its protein translation is MAGIGFQLRKIFEKDTYADTLRGAIMAATIAGGPIFFSIICLILLGIFATFISGQEMDLFLVTLVYVFAFSLISTGIIQLLITRYLSDLIYVNETSRILPSFSAVLALTIIFQLVIGLPFILFWDIDFSYKLTALILFITVGCNWQLLVFMSALKNYRIVFIAFIVGLCTGFFLAMFLGERFGLTGFLHGYTIGQIILMFVMLARMFVEFKSAIKPTFQFLKYLNKVPLLILIGFCYNAGIWIDKIIFWFSPEGQEVHSLLYAFRDYDTATFFAFLTTIPSYTYFLVKVETDFYGHFRGFFHAILSKQPYMQIKSQKKNIAISVKESLAGLIKIQGVVTLLCLLFSKEIAVFFGIPVLGTMILEKTLIAVFLQMLLLTVMIFLLYFDIRKEVAIVTGVFFLANMGLTLLTLKLGYVFYGYGYLFACLIALIVGYAFLNRHLHRLEYHTFVSQPLAG
- the pelF gene encoding GT4 family glycosyltransferase PelF, translating into MKPKTDICLLLEGTYPYVTGGVSSWVHQLISSLQEFTFSLVVILPNKNFPQEAKYPVPQNVAEIKQVYLHDYELPRGTSGKLEKSSWQNLEKFHRNPAGKEENYSFESLYRDFFNPDSRGIAPAKILNAKESWEILKKLYREKAQDESFIDYFWTFRFMHVPIFKILSTDLPDARLYHTVSTGYAGLLAVTGKLRYNRPILLTEHGIYTRERRIEISRADWIYEKDPDQIKIRRSQSRFKDLWNNMFVSLSELCYDYADSIITLFGGNQEYQLQDGADARKMMLIPNGVDVETYERLQREEKPDPEELVLGLMGRVVPIKDVKTFIRACKVVANTVLKFKVYIMGPTDEDQTYYEECVKLVELLGLNKIIEFTGRVDVREYYPKIDILALTSISEAQPLVILEANCMGIPVVSTDVGACRELLYGRTAEDRALGKSGFIAGITNSDEIGQAILRISESGGLRKRMGEAGKKRVAQFYNKTSLDNKYRKLYQHYKAA
- a CDS encoding tetratricopeptide repeat protein; its protein translation is MNRAKNILLHIGIIIVVVLELLAGYWLITASSSMRPWLFGGHILLVAIFTFLFKNIKSEKFQENSNFTYVAFAIASVLPVYGMLGMFSVYLYVRNAKTQAREYFETDEHFDSDRRNVWIKDVARDAIDIKRDEIEVDAFRDVLRTNDPQLEENAINKLSRSLTKKSVNILKDVVKTSTTDTKILAASALTEMEDKIITKIDTIRTQVGQNPDDDTVLELARAYDLYCHLGVLDTVSEKHYQNLALEQYETFLQKQAEHRTASLEYGRILLNAGRTEDAIKNLRLALALSPEDVNPQIWLAEAYYRSQDYDNVRKLCTKLADRKKLPENIQEVVDCWTTQDDVVV
- a CDS encoding diguanylate cyclase, producing the protein MLRKYYFIFETLIGLAILLAIDIAFLKNTSVYQNIHPHPYWIVILLIACRYGTVQGALAGGLAAIVYIAISAKTGEINFSHDVFPRGVFKYPFLFILVGGILGEIRSIYKKKYIKLEKKHNELQGDLQNLELLHWALTDSKKKLEKRIAYQSGTMLNLLERLNTMEMLELDRLYPQCLELLEEHLNVTCSSIYLIKNNRLKLFTRRGKIEQSKLPAEIELTHGMMGEVVTNKKAITINQSNFDDQMAKFQKLDLMMCAPIKRKDGAVLGVINVERIPFFDFTANSVQIFETFCHWISNIVDKALQFNHLKDRNIADEITGAYNHLYFQKRLSYEVARAKRFNTSLTLVLLQVWKFIEMDDGERKNVLVVLNGIFKNVLRQTDIIAKYNSDDTFAIILPCQVSANVEKMMARLMAQIIECKFNPFQDSDEVLKVKYAMSSLQPSEGSYESLIQTAEERLNYSGQRRAADIFADIGYLFGSNSSGLEKKSKERFVKYK